The following DNA comes from Cryobacterium psychrophilum.
CGCGCGTCCCGCGCTGTTTACGACCGTGCTCGTGCTCGGCCTCGTTGCCATCATGACCACGCTGCTCGCGGTGGGGCCTCCCGGCGGCGCGAGCTGAGGCAGCCGCTCCTGGCCCCACATTGATACCCGATTGTCCTTCAGGGAAGGGCGTTGTTGATCGACAGGGTGATCGCCGCCGCACGCCCGTCCTACCGGTCTCCCCCGTTGCCACAGAGCCAGCGTGCGTGCTCCTCGGATTTGCGCAAATATACCCCCGAGGGTAACGTTTTTCCATAGCGCGAACGACGCAGCCGAAGACTCTTCTTTAGGAGATGACCGTGGACATCACGCCGCAACAGCTCGCCGAGCAGCTCAAGCACGACGCAAGCCTCCAGCTTGTGGATGTCCGCGAAAGCGCCGAAATCAGCGAAGGACGAATTCCCGGCGCGGAGCACATTCCTCTGGGCGAACTCAGCGCACGGTCCGGCGAACTCGACCAATCCCGGCCGGTCGTCGTCGTGTGCCGCAGCGGGCGGCGCAGCGCCGTTGGCGCGGACCACCTCGCGGCTACGGGCTTCACCGCGTACACAATGACCGGCGGCATGCTCGACTGGGCGGCCGGCGGTTTGCCCGTCGCCTGACACCCCACAAACGGCCCGGCCGGCGCATGTCTCATGCGTCGCCGGGAATCCACCTGCCCGGATGACACAGTCACCGGGCAATCCCAGGGTTTGTCGGCGGTGCCCCACACCAGTGGGTGCGCCGCTCGTCAGGCCCGAATTGTAACGAAGGACAACATGACCAGTTCACAAAGCACCACTGCGGCTCACTCGACTCCCCAGAGCATCGATGCATCCACCCTCAAGGCCTGGGGCGACAACCATGATGACCTGATGGTGATTGACGTGCGCAGCGGGGCGGAGTTTGATGCGACGCACATCACCGGCTCGTACCACGTGCCGCTGCCCCTGCTCAGCGAGCATGCCGAGCAGTTCGCCGCCAAGATGGGTACTCGCGTGGTCCTGGTCTGCCAGTCCGGCAACCGGGCCGAGCAGGCACGCAAGCACCTGGACTCTGTAGGCCTTGCCAATGCGAGCGTGCTGACCGGTGGGGTTCCCGCCTATGTTGCCGCCGGAGGTCGCGTCGTTAAGGGCAAGAGCACCTGGGCACTCGAGCGCCAGGTGCGCATGACTGCGGGATCCCTGGTGTTTGCCAGCGTGTTGGCCGGAGTGTTCCTCTCCCCCCTGTTCCTCGTGGTGGCCGGCGTGGTCGGTGCCGGACTGACGTTTTCGGCGGCGACGAACAGTTGCGCCATGGGAGCGATGCTCTCCGTAATGCCGTGGAACCGTTCCGCGAATGAGCCCACCGCGCGTCAGGCTTTGGAGAACCTGGGCATTCGGCAGTGATCCTGACCGCGGCTGCGTTCGGGCTCATCGTTGGCGGACTACTGGGCCTGGTCGGTGGCGGGGGATCCATCCTCGCCGTCCCCGCATTGGTCTATGGGGTAGGACTGCCACTTGCCGTGGCGATCCCGACGTCGCTGGTGGTTGTCGGTGCGTCGTCCGCCGTCGCGGTGCTCCCCCGGCTGCGCGGAGGAGTGAACTGGCGCCTGGCACTGATCGTTGGCGCCTCAGGAACGGTGACCGCCTTCCTGGGGGCCGCGGTGAACCGCCTTCTGGACCCCCGGGTGCTGCTCCTGGCCTTCGCCGCGATCATGGTCTTCGCGGGCGTCAGGATGCTGTTGCCGTCCACGTCGACCGGCGGGGCCTGTGCGCTGCCGGGGGGCGGCGTGAATTGGCGGACCTGCCTGCCCAAGGCGATCGCTACCGGCGCCGTTGTGGGGTTCCTCACCGGACTTCTCGGCGTGGGCGGCGGGTTCCTCCTGGTCCCCGCACTCACCCTCGTCCTGGGCCTGCCCATGGCCGTGACGGTGGGGACCTCCCTGGTCATCATTGTCATCAACTCAGTCGCGGGGTTCACGGCCCATCTGGGAGACCTACAGATCGATTGGGCCGTGACGGCAGCCTTCGCCGGTACGGCCATGATTGCGTCGCTCGCCGCAGGCCGGCTCGGACGGAAGATCCCGGACCAGATCCTCAAACGCGGCTTCGCAATCCTGGTCCTGGTCATAGCCGTCTATGTGGCCCTGCAGGCGCTACTGCCCTGAGGGCGTTAGGGCACAAAGAAGGCGACGGAGGAATGATTCCTCCGTCGCCTTCTTTGATCCCGGGCTACTTGTCGGCGGAGACCGTCTCCCGCGACTGCTGCCAGGCGGCCCAGCCGAGGTAGCTTCCGTCGAGTTCGACGACGTCGTAGCCGGCGCGGCGCAGGGCGCTGGCGGCGACGGAGTTACGGACTCCGCTCTGGCAGTAGCTGACGATCGTGCCGTTGGCGGGGAGCTGGTCCAGGTGCCACATGACTCGACCGCCACTGAGCTGCTGGGAGCCGGGGATGTGTCCGGCGGAGTGCTCGGTGCGGTTGCGGACATCCAGAACCAGGGCGGCGTCGATGGTGTCGAGATCGCTCGGCTGAATCAGCTTGGGGATGCTGGTGGGCAGTCCGTCAAAGCTGGTAACGAAACCGGCGATCTTGTCGATGCCGACGCGCACGAGGTGGTCCCACATTTCCTGCGCGGCTGCCTGATTCGGAGCGAGCAGCACGAGCGGGTTCGTGTCGGTTTCCGGGTTCACGACCCAGGCGCCAAAGCTCGCCGTGGACTTTCCGGCGGGGATGTTCACGGAGCGGGTGACGGTGCCCTCGTGGACCTGTGCGTTGTTGCGGGTGTCGACGAAGGTCACCGTGTCTGCGTCCAGATCCCGCGCAACGTCGGCGAGGTCCAGCTCGACGAGCGGGGCGCGCTCGCCCATGACGGCCGGGCCATCACGGTTTTCTCTCTTCATCCGGCCGAAGTAGGCGTGCGCGTCCGGCTGGCCGTCGAGGAGCTCGTTGATGAAGCCCTCCTCGTCGTCGGCGGCGAGGTACGGGCCCCACCATGAGTAGAGCCGTTCGTAGCCAACCGTGCTGGACGGGAGCGCGCCGAGGGCTTTGCCGCAGGCGCTGCCCGCTCCGTGACCGGGGTGCACCTGCACATGGTCCGGCAGCGTCAGAAACTTGTCGCGCAGGCTGGAGAAGAGCTGCCTGGCACCCACGAAGCGAGTATCGATGCCGCCGGCTGCCTCGTCGAGCAGGTCAGGCCGACCCAGGTCCCCGGAAAAGACGAAGTCGCCGGAGAGCAGGTAGCCGGGAGTATTGGCGAAGGCGCCGTCGGTGATGAGGAAGGAGAGATGCTCGGGGGTGTGGCCCGGCGTGTGGAGAGCCTTGACCGTGATGTTGCCGAGGGTGACCACATCGCCGTTGTTCAGGCGCTCGGCATCAAAGCCGTACTGCCAGTCGGTTCCACCCTCCCCGGAGACGTAGAGGGTGGCGCCGGTCGCGCCGGCCAGCTCACGGGTTCCGGAGAGGAAATCTGCGTGAATGTGGGTTTCGGCGACGGCCACGATCTTCATGCCGTTGGCGGCGGCCAGCGATTCGTAGACAGCGATGTCACGGCGGGGATCGACGACGATCGCCTCGCCCTTGCTCTGACAGCCGATGAAGTAGCTGGCCTGGGCGAGGTCCTGGTCGTAAATGCGCTCGAGTAGCATGGATCTCCTTCGTAATTCGGTGGTGGAAGCATTCGGGAGGGGAACCCCCCGCTCTTTTACCTACAACCCACAATACCCCCCTAGGTATACGAAGACGAATCGCTCCGCTAACGAACAGCCGTCGACCCGCCCAGTCGAGTGCCGCGAACCTCATGGCTCAGTGCACCTGGTTGGGGGCCTCGGCGAGACCAAGCAAGCCACCGAGGCCGGCGATTCTCACCGGTCGCGGGCAGGCCGAGCAGCACCTGGACGTTGACGGTGAACTCACCCTGGTCCTCGCCCTGAACGGGCCTCTCCCGGCCCGCCGGCGGCGACATGCCTACCCGGCGGGCCGGGTACTCCCTAGGGGAGCACGTGGCCCGCTGACGTGAACAGGCGGTACCACTCAGGTCGGGTGAGCGGCACGTCGGCGCCGGCCGCGGCATCCGTCATGTGGGAGATATTCGTGGTGCCGAGCACGACCTGGATGTTCGCGGGGTGCCGGGT
Coding sequences within:
- a CDS encoding rhodanese-like domain-containing protein, producing MTVDITPQQLAEQLKHDASLQLVDVRESAEISEGRIPGAEHIPLGELSARSGELDQSRPVVVVCRSGRRSAVGADHLAATGFTAYTMTGGMLDWAAGGLPVA
- a CDS encoding MBL fold metallo-hydrolase, with protein sequence MLLERIYDQDLAQASYFIGCQSKGEAIVVDPRRDIAVYESLAAANGMKIVAVAETHIHADFLSGTRELAGATGATLYVSGEGGTDWQYGFDAERLNNGDVVTLGNITVKALHTPGHTPEHLSFLITDGAFANTPGYLLSGDFVFSGDLGRPDLLDEAAGGIDTRFVGARQLFSSLRDKFLTLPDHVQVHPGHGAGSACGKALGALPSSTVGYERLYSWWGPYLAADDEEGFINELLDGQPDAHAYFGRMKRENRDGPAVMGERAPLVELDLADVARDLDADTVTFVDTRNNAQVHEGTVTRSVNIPAGKSTASFGAWVVNPETDTNPLVLLAPNQAAAQEMWDHLVRVGIDKIAGFVTSFDGLPTSIPKLIQPSDLDTIDAALVLDVRNRTEHSAGHIPGSQQLSGGRVMWHLDQLPANGTIVSYCQSGVRNSVAASALRRAGYDVVELDGSYLGWAAWQQSRETVSADK
- a CDS encoding rhodanese-like domain-containing protein, translated to MTSSQSTTAAHSTPQSIDASTLKAWGDNHDDLMVIDVRSGAEFDATHITGSYHVPLPLLSEHAEQFAAKMGTRVVLVCQSGNRAEQARKHLDSVGLANASVLTGGVPAYVAAGGRVVKGKSTWALERQVRMTAGSLVFASVLAGVFLSPLFLVVAGVVGAGLTFSAATNSCAMGAMLSVMPWNRSANEPTARQALENLGIRQ
- a CDS encoding sulfite exporter TauE/SafE family protein → MILTAAAFGLIVGGLLGLVGGGGSILAVPALVYGVGLPLAVAIPTSLVVVGASSAVAVLPRLRGGVNWRLALIVGASGTVTAFLGAAVNRLLDPRVLLLAFAAIMVFAGVRMLLPSTSTGGACALPGGGVNWRTCLPKAIATGAVVGFLTGLLGVGGGFLLVPALTLVLGLPMAVTVGTSLVIIVINSVAGFTAHLGDLQIDWAVTAAFAGTAMIASLAAGRLGRKIPDQILKRGFAILVLVIAVYVALQALLP